The Ovis aries strain OAR_USU_Benz2616 breed Rambouillet chromosome 11, ARS-UI_Ramb_v3.0, whole genome shotgun sequence genome window below encodes:
- the OTOP2 gene encoding proton channel OTOP2 produces the protein MSTELPPDPKESPPAPRPAPREVWKKGGRLLSVLLAVNVLLLACTLISGGAFNKVAVYDTDVFALLTTMLLLAMVWILFYLLGTARCPDGVPYRDAHAGPIWLRGGLVLFGICTLVMDVFKTGYYSSFFECQSAIKILYPLTQAVFVIVQTYFLWVSAKDCVHTHLDLTRCGLMFTLTTNLAIWMAAVVDESVHQAHSHSSSHSNASHTRLALDLERASSAVGGDCSCDTAVCQIFQQGYFYLYPFNIEYSLFASTMLYVMWKNVGRLLASSTPSHSHAPSPVSLFRETFFVGPVLGLMLFVVGLAVFIIYEVQVSGERGRTQQALVTYYSFSIVCLGLMTLVSLSGSVIYRFDRRAMDQHKNPTRTLDVALLMGAALGQYAISYYSIVAVVAGTPRDLLAGLNLAHALLMIAQHTFQNVFIIESLHRGPPSAEPHDTPPKEPCHGLTFANLDALHTLPACPPTPRLVGPSPAGPQEAASVIVVPRSHWRRRCLKDISLFLLLSNIILWIMPAFGARPHFSNTVEVDFYGYSLWAAIVNICLPFGIFYRMHAVSSLLEVYVMS, from the exons ATGTCCACGGAGCTGCCCCCGGACCCCAAGGAGAGCCCGCCGGCACCGCGGCCGGCGCCTCGCGAGGTCTGGAAGAAGGGCGGCCGCCTGCTGTCGGTGCTGCTGGCGGTGAACGTGCTGCTGCTCGCCTGCACGCTCATCAGCGGCGGCGCCTTCAACAAGGTGGCGGTGTACGACACCGACGTGTTCGCGCTGCTcaccaccatgctgctgctggcCATGGTCTGGATCCTCTTCTACCTCCTGGGCACCGCGCGCTGCCCCGACGGCGTCCCCTACCGGGACGCGCACGCAGGCCCCATCTGGCTGCGAG GTGGGCTGGTGCTGTTTGGGATCTGCACTCTCGTCATGGATGTCTTCAAGACCGGCTACTACTCCAGTTTCTTTGAGTGCCAGTCAGCCATCAAGATCCTGTACCCTCTCACCCAGGCTGTGTTTGTCATTGTCCAG ACTTACTTTCTCTGGGTCTCTGCTAAAGACTGTGTTCACACCCACCTGGATCTGACTCG GTGTGGCCTGATGTTCACACTCACCACCAACCTTGCCATCTGGATGGCGGCCGTGGTGGATGAATCCGTGCACCAGGCTCACTCCCACAGCAGTTCTCACAGCAACGCCAGCCACACCCGCCTCGCTCTGGACC TGGAGCGTGCGAGCAGCGCAGTCGGGGGAGACTGCTCCTGCGACACGGCGGTCTGCCAGATCTTCCAGCAGGGCTACTTCTACCTGTACCCCTTCAACATCGAGTACAGCCTCTTCGCCTCCACCATGCTCTACGTCATGTGGAAGAACGTGGGCAGGCTGCTCGCCTCCTCTACCCCCAGCCACAGCCACGCCCCGTCCCCCGTCAGCCTCTTCCGGGAGACCTTCTTTGTCGGCCCGGTCCTGGGCCTGATGCTGTTCGTGGTGGGGCTGGCCGTGTTCATCATCTACGAGGTGCAGGTGAGCGGGGAGCGGGGCCGCACCCAGCAGGCCCTGGTCACCTactacagcttcagcatcgtcTGTCTGGGGCTCATGACCTTGGTCAGTCTGAGTGGCTCGGTCATCTACCGCTTCGACCGCCGGGCCATGGACCAGCACAAGAACCCCACGCGCACCCTGGACGTGGCCCTGCTGATGGGCGCTGCCCTGGGCCAGTATGCCATCTCCTACTACTCCATCGTAGCCGTGGTGGCGGGCACCCCCAGGGACCTGCTGGCGGGGCTCAACCTAGCCCACGCTCTGCTCATGATCGCCCAGCACACCTTCCAGAACGTCTTCATCATCGAGAGCCTCCACCGGGGCCCCCCCAGTGCTGAGCCTCACGACACACCCCCCAAGGAGCCCTGCCATGGCCTGACCTTTGCCAACCTGGATGCCCTCCATACCTTGCCCGCCTGCCCGCCCACTCCCAGGCTGGTTGGCCCCAGCCCAGCAGGACCTCAGGAGGCTGCGAGCGTCATCGTGGTTCCCAGGAGCCACTGGAGACGCCGGTGCTTGAAGGACATTTCCCTGTTTCTCCTGCTCTCCAACATCATC ctgTGGATCATGCCCGCCTTCGGGGCCCGCCCTCACTTCAGCAACACCGTGGAGGTGGACTTCTACGGCTACTCCCTCTGGGCAGCCATCGTCAACATCTGCCTGCCTTTCGGCATCTTCTACCGCATGCATGCTGTCTCCAGCCTGCTGGAGGTCTATGTGATGTCCTGA